AGCGCGGCCGGCTCGTCTCCCAGGTGGTGGTGGACGAGCGCCAGCGTGCAGCGGTCCACGCACTCCCAGAAGCGGTAGCCGATGACGCGGCTGAACTGGAGGGTCTGCTCCAGCTCGGTCCTGGCTCCGGCGAAGTCGCCCAGGCTCTTGCGCACGTAGCCCAGGTGCCGGAGGGCGGAGAACTCCAGCCAGCGGTTGCCCATGGCCCGGCAGAAGGGGAGGACGCGGAGGATGTAGCCGAGGCTCGGCCCCAGGTCCCCCATCTCGTTGAGGGTCGCGCTGAGGTTGAGGATGCTCTCCACCTCCAGCTGCTCGAGCCGCGCGGATTCCGCGAGCGCCAGGCTGCGCTCGAACTGGGTGCGGGCGCCCTCGAAGTCCCCCTGGTGGTGGCGCAGCATGCGTCCCCAGCGCAGGTGGCCGAGCGCCTCGCTGGCTACGTCTCCCGTCTGCTGGGCCAGCCGGATGGCCTTGCGCACCGCCTCCACGCCCTCGGCGATCTCTCCAATCTCCGTGGCGTAGAGGGCGCGGCGCAGGGCCACCTCCGTCTGCCGCCGGTCGTCGGCGAGCAGCTCGGCCAGCGCCTCCATCAGCTCCAGGTCCAACCGCTGCGCCTGCCGCTCGCCGAGCACGCCGTGGACCTTCTCGAGCGCGGCGACGATGGCGTAGCGCTCGGCGAGGTCCGCCTCGGACGTCACGTCCAGGGCCCGGTCCAGGAAGGCGCGCGCCTCCGCGTTGGCGAACAGGGACAGGGCCTCCTCGCCCGCGCGCCGCAGGTAGACGGCGGCCCGGGCGCCCTGGCCGGAGGCCTCCAGGTGGTCGGCGATGAGCCCGAGGTGCTCCCGGGAGCGCTCGCCTCCACGCGCCAGCAGCCACTCGGCGATGCGTCCGTGGAAGGCGCGCCGCTCGCGCTTGAGCACCGTGTCGTAGGTGACCTCGCGCACGATGGCGTGCTTGAAGATGTACTCGCGCGTCCCGGCGAAGGCGGGGGTGGACTGCTCGAAGATGAGCTCGCGCTCCTGGAGGGCGGCCAGGGCCTGGTGGACGGGGATGCGGGGCTCCTCGCCCTGCCCCATGCGCTCGAGCGCCTCGTCCCAGAAGAGGCGGCCCACCACCGAGGCGCGCTGGAGGATTTCCCGCTCGTCGGCGGGGAGGCTGTCCAGGCGGGACTGGAGGACGCCGCTCAACGTGGAGGGCACCTTGAGCGAGGTGAGCCGGCGGGGCTCCACGCGCCAGTGCTCGCCCTCGGCGAGGATGACGCCCTCCTCGAGCAGCATCTGGATGAGCTCCTCGAGGTAGAAGGGGTTGCCCTCGGCGCGGGAGACGACGAGCTCGTGGAGGGCCGGGGGAATGGCCTCCACCTTGCGCAGCAACTCCGCCACGAGCACCTGGCTGTCCTGCTGGGAGAGCGGCCGCAGCTCGAGCCGGGTGTGGGGGGCGGTGGCCCACTGCGGGCGCCGCTCGAAGAACTCCGGCCGCGCGGTGCACAGCACGAGCAGCCGCTCCGGGGCGAGCGTCTGGAGCAGGCGCTCCAGCAAGTCCAGGGCGCTGTCATCCGCCCAGTGGACGTCCTCGAGGAAGAGGACCATGGGCTCGCGGCTCAGCAGGGCGCGGAAGTACTCGCTGAGGGCGGCGAGGCCGCGGGCCCTCAGGCCCTGCTCGTCCAGGGGCGTGCCCTTGAGCAGCGGGCTGTCGCTGAAGTCGAAGCCGATGAGCGAGCCGGCGAGGTGGGCGCGGAAGCGGCTGGAGGTCTCCGGGCCGAGCGCCTCGAAGAAGCTCTCCTCCAGGCGGGCGCGCACCACGCTGGGCAGGTCGCTCTCCTGCACCTGGAGGTGGAAGGAGAACAAGTCCCGGAGCAGGGCGTTGGGGTGCCGGCGCATCTCCGGGCTGGCGCGGCCGCGCAGACACCGGGGAGGCGAGGGCAGCGACTCGAGCCACGTCTCGAACTCGCCGAGCAGCCGGGACTTGCCGATGCCCGCCTCGCCGGTGAGGGTGACGCGCTGGCACCCGTCGCCGGAGAGCGCCGCGGACAGGGCGGAGCGCAGCTGGCGCGACTCCTCCTCGCGTCCCACCAGCCGGGCCCAGATGCCGTCCAGGCCGCGTCCCTGGCGGTGGAAGGTGCGGGGCCGGGCCGCCGTCACCCGGTACACCTGGAGTGGCTCCTGCTTGCCCTTGAGCTTGAGGGGAGGCTGGGAGGAGACCTCGAAGGCGCCGCTCACGTGGCGGTGCGTGGCGTGGGAGATGAGGATGCCGCCCTCGGGGGCGGCCTGCTCCAGGCGGCTGGCGGTGTTGACGGTGTCCCCCATCACCGTGAGCTCGCCGAGGGTGCCCACCACGCCCAGCAGGACGGGGCCGGTGTGGATGCCGATGCGCATGCGCAGGCCCTCGGGGGGGCCGGCCAGGAAGGACTCGAGCTGGGCCTGGATGTCCAGGGCGGCGTGGATGGCCTGCTCGGCGTCATCCTCGCGCGCGCCGTCCGCGCCCCAGAGCGCCATCACCGCGTCACCGATGTGTTTGTCGATGCGGCCCCCGTGCCGGACGATGGCGGCGTCCACGCGCGCCCAGAGCTGGTTCATCAGCTCGCTGACGTCCTCGGGGTCCATCTGCTCGCTCAGGGAGGTGAAGCCGCACAGGTCGCCGAAGAGCACCGTGACGTGCCGGCGCTCCAGGGGAACGCGGGAGGCGAGGGCCGCGAGCCGAGCGCGCAAGGCCGCCAGAGCGGCCTCGGTGGCCTCCTGGCCCAGGGTGGGGCGCTGGGCCTCCAGCAGGGCCATGGCTTGCTCGAGCAGGTGGCGTTCTTTGCTCATCGTCCTCCCGGCTCCGGCACGGGCTGTATTCCACCACATGCGCGGCGATCGACCCACCACCATAACGGGGGCCTCCGGGGTGTGCCACCTACACGGAGTGAGGGGCGTCAGCGCGCCGGCTTGAGGCCCGCGGGGGCCGAGTCGGTGCGGAAGACGGGGTAGAGGTTGAAGCGGGTGTCGTGGGCGGGGTGGCGCTCGTAGAAGAAGCGCATGCGGGCGCGCGGGTTGCGGGCGAACTCCGGGTCTTTCAGCTTCTCGTCCCAGGCGGCCTTCACGGCGGCGTCGCGGGCGAGCAGCTCCCGCGCGAAGGGCTCCAGCACGTAGTCCTCGACGTACTCCTTCTGCTCGAAGTGGTTGTTGAAGAAGCCCCAGGCGAGCAGCGAGTCCGGCCCGAGCGGCTCGAGCAGGTGCGCCAGCAGGGACACATTCGTCTGCGCCGCGGGCACGTAGAGGCTGCCGGCGGGGAGCGGCTGGCCCTCCTTTGTCCACTGGCCCTTCACGGAGAGGCCCTGGCGGCCCTCGACGGAGGCGGGGCGGAACTTCGCCTCGGTGGCGCGGAACACCTCCACGGGGGCGGAGGGGACATCCTGGCCGAGCCGCTGGTAGCGCAGGCCGTGCATGGCGAGCTTCTCCGCCACCCAGCCCGCGTGGGCCGGGGGAACCAGGTAGCCGCCCGAGGGCAGCGACGCGGTGAGGACGGGGCGGAGCTCCTCGTAATAGGGAAGGGTCCACACCTGGGGTTTGGTGTCGTCGTAGCGGATCCACGGCTGGGTGGTGAGCTCGGAGGGGATGCGCTCGTAGGCGTAGCCGCGGAAGGCGATGGGGCGGCTCTTGTCCGTGTTGTCCCAGGCGAGCACCACCTCGCGGACCTTGCCGGAGGTGGCCTCGGTGTCGGCGGCCTTCACGGCGGACAGCAGCGCCTGGCCATCGCGGGCGGTGAGGCGCAGCAGGCCCTCGAGCACGTGGCGCGTGGTGGCCACGCGGTGCGCGTAGGGCTTCCAGGAGTGGGTCTCCACCAGCACGCCGTAGCGCCGGTGGGCGGCCCAGTACTGGTGGCTGAAGCGCGGGGGAGACACGCCGTAGGTCACCCCCGAGGCGGGGTCATCGTTCTCCCGGAAGGACGGGTAGAAGGGCAGGGGCAGGTGCTGCTTGGACTCCAGCTCGGTGAAGAGCTCCTCGCGCAGCTTCGCGCCCAGGGTGCGCATCGTCTCCGGGCCCACCTTCTGGGGCTCCAGCTGCACGCTGACGTCGTGCTCGAACTTGGCGCCGTCGGTGACGTGCAGGTCCACGTAGAAGAGCGGATCCCAGGCGTTCAGCAGCTTGAGCAGGGCCACCATCTCGGGGGCGTCTGCCTTCACGTAGTCGCGGTTGAGGTTGAGGTTCTGCCCGGTGACGCGCCAGCCCATCTCCTCGGGGCCCACCTGGTTGGGGCGGTGGTTGGGGCCGAAGCGCTCGTGGCCATCCACGTTGAAGACGGGGACGAAGACGGCCGTCACCTGCTTGAGCACGCCCGGCAGCGCCTTGCCGTCGAGCAGGTCGCGCAGCAGCCAGAAGCCGGCGTCCTTGCCGTCGATCTCCCCGGCGTGGATGCCGCCCTGGAAGAGGACGATGGGGCGGCCCTTCTTCGCGGCGGCGGCGGGGGAGAGGGTGCCATCCGCGCTGGCCACGAGGGCGAGCATGGGGCGGCCCTCGGGGGTGGTGCCGAAGGTGTCGCAGCGCACCTTGCCGGGGTAGCGCTGGGGGAAGGCGCGGCAGAGGGACTCCACCTCCGCGTAGCGGCCGGTGCGGGTCCACCCGCTCTGCTCGGCGACGGTGGTGAGGGGAGCCTGGTGGAGGGTGAGGGCGAGGAGGACGGGCAGGAGCATGGCTCCCCCCTCACAGCACACCGTCCGCCCTGTCTCAACCCTGGAGCGTCATCCCGCGCGACGCACGGAGAGGCTCTCTCCCACGGCGAGCACGTGGAGCGGCTCGCGGGGCAGCTTCCGGCGGCCCCACTCGGCGTCCAGGCGCTGGGGGGCTCGTCCAGGGGCTCGTCGGTGAGCTTGAAGGTGCCCCAGTGCATGGCGAGGAAGTGCCGGGCGCCGAGGTCCTCGTAGGCCCGCACCGCCTGCTCGGGGTTCATGTGCTGCTTCTCCATGAACCAGCCCGGATCATACGCGCCAATGGGCAGCATGGCCGCGTCCAGCGCGGGGAAGCGCCGGCCAATCTCCTGGAAGCCGTCGAAGTACGCGGTGTCTCCCGAGTGGTAGACGCACGCGCTGGAGCCCTCCACCACGAAGCCGCCCCAGAGCGTCTCGTTGACGTCGTTGAGGCCGCGGCGGCTCCAGTGCTGGGCGGGGACGAAGTGCACCGTCACCGGCCCCACCTTCGTGGAGCCCCACCAGTCCAGCTCGGTGACGGGCGGCGAGCCGGCGTGGAAGTAGCGCGCCATGCCCAGTCCGCTGACGACGGGCGCGCCCACCTGGCGCACGGTGGGCATGTCGAGGTGATCGAAGTGGTTGTGCGACACCAGGGTGGCGGTGATGGGGGGCAGCTTCTCCATCGGTACGCCCGGGCCCACGTTGCGGCGGATGAAACCGGTGATGGTGTCGCGCAGGGCGGGGTCGATGAGCAGCGACACGCCGTCGAGCTGCACCAGCCAGCTCGCATGGCCCAGCCAGGTGAGGCGCGCGCCCTCGCCCGCGGCGGGAGGCGTGGCCAGCACGGCGAGGTCCGGTTCCACGCGGCGCATGGGAGCGGTGTCCGGGCTCTTGCGACGCTTGCCCGCCAGCTTGTCCCCCACGGCCCACTTGAAGACGTTGCCAAGAGGGTGGGGGAGGCTGCCATCCAGGTTCTTGAAGCGCGCTGCCATGACGCTCTCCCGTGGGCCGGGGCGAGGGGGTGGCCCGGGTCCTGTCTTGTCCCGGCGCTGGCCTCGGATGCAAGGGCGATGTGGGAACGAGATTGCCCACTCCGGGTACCGGCGGACTGTCCGGTGGGGACGGCGGGGGCGTCCCTTCTTCCGCCTGCTGACAGATGCGGGTGTTTCCCCCGTGCGCGGGCGCTCGGGGATGAAGACAAATTCCCACCGTGGGTAGGGGAAGGAAGGGGTGGAGGCGTCATGCGACTCGGTCGCTTGCTGGTGGTGGTGTGGGTGTGGGGTGTGGCGCTGTTCCAGGTGGGGTGCAGCGGGTGTGGAGATCCCCCGGTCACCTACGGGCTGCCGGGCGTCCCGGGCGAGCTGTGCGCCGACGGCCTGCGCAACGGGGATGAGCTGGACGTGGACTGCGGTGGGAGCTGCCAGCCGTGCGGCGGCCGCGGAGACACCTCCGGGCCGTCGGGCTGCACGGGGAACGCGTGTGCGGCGCCCACGTGCACGGACGGGGTGAAGAACGGCGCGGAGACGGGCGTGGACTGCGGCGGTGGGTGCCCCGCGTGCGCCGAGGGGGAGAGCTGCGGCGGGGACGCGGATTGCTCCTCTTCGCTTCTCTGCCTCGAGAGCGTGTGCGCGCGGTGCCGGGAGGACGCGCACTGCGGGGCCGGCTTCGCGTGCCGGGCGGGCGCCTGCGTGGAGGATGACTTCTCGCCCCGGGTGCAGATGGCCTTCCTGCCGGGGAGCACGGTGCTCCGCGTGCGCTTCTCCGAGCCCATGGTGCGGGACGGCTCCCCCGCCAGCATGCTCAACCCCGACAACTACTGCGTGGAGCTGACGGATGAGACGCCCCACGAGTGCACGCCCTCGGATGCCTTCTGGTTGGGCAGCGAGCTCTCCTCGGTGGACCCCAACACCGTCGACATCCAGCTTCCCTTCGCGCCGGGCAATGGCCGCTACACCGTGCATGTGTCCGGCGTGGTGGACCGCGCGGCCAATGGGTTGGGCTCGCCGCGCCACGCGGACTTCGAGGTGGGGAGCCCGCTGCGCCTCATGAGTGCCACCACGCTGGGGCGAGACCGGGTCGTGCTCACCTTCTCCCGTCCCATGCTGGCCGGGCCGGATGCCCCGGGGAGCGCCGGCTGCTCCTCGACCGCCACCTGCGCCTCGCGCTACCAGCTGACGGGGGCCAGCTCGCTGGGCGCCGTGCTCTCCGCCCGGGTGCTCTCCGCTCCGCGAGACAACGAGGTGATCCTCACCCATGTGACCGCTCAGGGCGGCGGGCAGTACACGGCCCTCGCCGCCAACGGGGCGGATGGCCACGGGCTGCAGTCCGTGTGGGGCGAGCGCCTGGGGGCCTCGCCGCTGGACCGCGTCACCTTCACCGGATTCGGCCCGCTCGTGAGCAGCTGGCAGGACGGGCCGGTGCAGGTGGACCCGTTCGCGGACGGCGTCGCCGCCACCTCGGCCGTCGCGTACCGGGGCCGCATGTACCTGGGCCCCAATGCGGATGGCACGCGCGCGGTGGGCATGGACCAGGATGGCGTCCGGCCGGATGACCTGGCCTTCCGCTTCCGCAAGGACACGCAGAAGCTCGCCGGCTCGCGCAGCTCCAACGCCGCGGGTGCGCCCTTCCCGTCCATCGGCTTCGCCGGCTGCCGGGAGAATTCGTACCAGTGCGGCCCGGACAACGAGGACGGCCGCGCCCTCTTCGCCTCCGGCTTCTTCGGTGGCACCGAGTGGTTGATGATCGGCGGTAGCCGGAGTGGGGGCGGGCTCGACTACGTGTACATGTCCCGGGATGACGACGCGACGCTGGACCTGAAGTACGTGGACCTGGGCCAGGCGCTGGAGGGGACGGCGGCGCGGAGCTTCTCCGCCCTGGGCTTCCACGAGGGCCGGGCGTACCTGGGTGTTCCCATCAGTGGAGGCACGCGCCGTCCCGAGCTCCTCGCGCTCCTGCGCGCTCCGGCGGAGACGGCCGGGGGCCTGGATGCGCGGGGCAATGGCACCGGGGCGTGCAATCCCTCGGCGCATGACGTGTGCAACCTGGCGGCGCACCGGATGCCGGGCATCGGCGCGGCGGGCTCTCCCGCCAACCCCGCGCGCACGGTGGGCATCGACTTCGTCGGCGAGTTCAACGGCAAGCTCTACCTGGGCAACAACGGAGGCCTCGTGCGCGCCACCGTCCAGCAGCCGCTGGACTACGAGAGCTCGCCCGCGCACTGGGTGTCCATCACCCCGAGCGCGCCGGAGTACCGCGCGAAGCAATCCCTCACCACGGACAAGGACATGGAGCTCGAGCCGTCGGACCGGGCCTGGTCGCGGATGGCTGTCTTCAATGGACACGTGTACCTGGGGCGCAACACCACGGCGGGCCCGCAGCTGTGGCGGTGTGACCCGGCCCTCGTCTCCGGTCCGTCGCCGGCCACTGTCCAGGACTGCGACGCGGGGGACTGGGTGCTCGTCGCCGCCAACGGCAAGGGGGATGGGCAGCTCAGCCAGTTCGACAACCCGAACAACACGCGGCTGACGCTGCTGGCCGTCAACGGGGGCGCCCTGTACGTGGGCTTCGACAACGCGGTGGACGGGGCGGTGGTGTACCGCTCGGTGGTGGAGGCTCCCGCGAGCCGCTCGGACTTCACGGGCCAGGGTGGGTGTCTGGCGGCCACGGCGGGCTGCGTGGGCCTGGGCGGCAATGGCTTCGGTCAGCGCTCGGTGAATACGCGGCTCGGGGAAGCCGCCACCCTGGCGGATGGGGAGCGCGGCTTCCTCTATGTGCCGGTGAGTGGCGGCCCGGGGACGCCCGTGCGCCTCTACCGCCAGCAGGACTGAGGGGCTCGCTCTCGGCGGCGGGTTCGATTCCCGCCGC
The sequence above is drawn from the Archangium gephyra genome and encodes:
- a CDS encoding ATP-binding protein, translated to MSKERHLLEQAMALLEAQRPTLGQEATEAALAALRARLAALASRVPLERRHVTVLFGDLCGFTSLSEQMDPEDVSELMNQLWARVDAAIVRHGGRIDKHIGDAVMALWGADGAREDDAEQAIHAALDIQAQLESFLAGPPEGLRMRIGIHTGPVLLGVVGTLGELTVMGDTVNTASRLEQAAPEGGILISHATHRHVSGAFEVSSQPPLKLKGKQEPLQVYRVTAARPRTFHRQGRGLDGIWARLVGREEESRQLRSALSAALSGDGCQRVTLTGEAGIGKSRLLGEFETWLESLPSPPRCLRGRASPEMRRHPNALLRDLFSFHLQVQESDLPSVVRARLEESFFEALGPETSSRFRAHLAGSLIGFDFSDSPLLKGTPLDEQGLRARGLAALSEYFRALLSREPMVLFLEDVHWADDSALDLLERLLQTLAPERLLVLCTARPEFFERRPQWATAPHTRLELRPLSQQDSQVLVAELLRKVEAIPPALHELVVSRAEGNPFYLEELIQMLLEEGVILAEGEHWRVEPRRLTSLKVPSTLSGVLQSRLDSLPADEREILQRASVVGRLFWDEALERMGQGEEPRIPVHQALAALQERELIFEQSTPAFAGTREYIFKHAIVREVTYDTVLKRERRAFHGRIAEWLLARGGERSREHLGLIADHLEASGQGARAAVYLRRAGEEALSLFANAEARAFLDRALDVTSEADLAERYAIVAALEKVHGVLGERQAQRLDLELMEALAELLADDRRQTEVALRRALYATEIGEIAEGVEAVRKAIRLAQQTGDVASEALGHLRWGRMLRHHQGDFEGARTQFERSLALAESARLEQLEVESILNLSATLNEMGDLGPSLGYILRVLPFCRAMGNRWLEFSALRHLGYVRKSLGDFAGARTELEQTLQFSRVIGYRFWECVDRCTLALVHHHLGDEPAALEAADQALRIAQEIGSPRNQGYAWMARGHALLALERLAEARESFQQARRIRVETRMRHLELESVAGLASVALAAGERQQARGYAEELLPHLEQGSLHGVEEPFWMWLTCFRVLRDQEDPRAARVLETAHRQLQEWAGKLQDEALRRSFLAIPAHRRLLEEAGRHAESSTRQGDGLA
- a CDS encoding M14 family zinc carboxypeptidase encodes the protein MLLPVLLALTLHQAPLTTVAEQSGWTRTGRYAEVESLCRAFPQRYPGKVRCDTFGTTPEGRPMLALVASADGTLSPAAAAKKGRPIVLFQGGIHAGEIDGKDAGFWLLRDLLDGKALPGVLKQVTAVFVPVFNVDGHERFGPNHRPNQVGPEEMGWRVTGQNLNLNRDYVKADAPEMVALLKLLNAWDPLFYVDLHVTDGAKFEHDVSVQLEPQKVGPETMRTLGAKLREELFTELESKQHLPLPFYPSFRENDDPASGVTYGVSPPRFSHQYWAAHRRYGVLVETHSWKPYAHRVATTRHVLEGLLRLTARDGQALLSAVKAADTEATSGKVREVVLAWDNTDKSRPIAFRGYAYERIPSELTTQPWIRYDDTKPQVWTLPYYEELRPVLTASLPSGGYLVPPAHAGWVAEKLAMHGLRYQRLGQDVPSAPVEVFRATEAKFRPASVEGRQGLSVKGQWTKEGQPLPAGSLYVPAAQTNVSLLAHLLEPLGPDSLLAWGFFNNHFEQKEYVEDYVLEPFARELLARDAAVKAAWDEKLKDPEFARNPRARMRFFYERHPAHDTRFNLYPVFRTDSAPAGLKPAR